AGGAGCCTTAATTGCCCATTTTGAAAAAGTGAGCAGTGAGTGGCTTGAACAGGAGTTTAGGCATAGTGTAATGGCCTTTGGCGGTGGGGCCCTATTGTCTGCCGTTGCTTTAGTCTTGGTTCCTGAAGGGATAGTACATCTTAAGCCACTAGCTGCTTGTTTGTGGCTTATGGTCGGTGGGCTTAGCTTTATGGCCCTTGATATTTATCTTAACAAAATAGCCACCCCCGCTAGTCAACTGGCAGCAATGCTGTCTGATTTTATTCCTGAATCCATTGCTCTTGGTGCAGCATTTGCGACGGGAAACAGTAATGCATTTTTACTTGCAGCGTTAATCGCATTACAAAACGTGCCAGAAGGATTTAGTGCCTATCGTGAACTAAATGCCTCTTCTGCTTATCAGCCCCAAAAAATTATCCTTATGTTTTGTTTAATGGCAATGCTGGGTCCTATTGCGGCAATGTCTGGCTATTTGTGGTTATCAGAGTCACCTAAAGTGATTGCAGCGGTTATGCTTTTTGCCTCTGGTGGTATTCTTTATTCAATATTCCAAGATTTGGCTCCCCAGGTAAAACTAGAAAAACGTTGGGCTCCGCCAATGGGGGCTGTATTTGGATTTGGTCTTGGTATGCTGGGGTTAATGTTAACCACATCATGACCACAGAGCGACTTCGTAGTGCTAAATAATTCTGCAAGTATCAATGTCGTTATCAGGGAATAAATAAAAAATGGATTACATCAACTTAGCTTATCTACATTTAGTTACAGTCGTACCAGCATTTATCATTGGCACATATCTACTTATTGTTCGAAAAGGTACAGCTAAGCACAAAGTTTTAGGTAAAGTTTATATGGTACTGATGCTGTTTACCGCCATCGTGTCATTGTTCATGCCTGCCCAGCTTGGAAGTCGTTTTTTGAATCACTTTGGGTATATACACTTACTGAGTTTATTAACACTTTATGCCGTCCCAGCGGCATATTTCTATATCAAAAAAGGTAATGTTCGAGGGCATAAACGAAGCATGATTATACTGTATTGTGGTGGTCTCATCGTTGCTGGCACTTTTGCTATTATGCCGGGTCGATTATTGAATAGTTGGATTTTTGCTTAATAGGCTGGTTGTCTTTACATACTACCAATTATGTTAGTTATTTTTATCGTTGCCTCAATGGTATGACTTCTGTATCTACTAGTAATATTTGCTGCAGTGTTTGACGTGCCTCAGGTAGAATGCCAGCACTCATTTTTAATTTTTTGGCGTATTTTATATGCAAATCAATCGTGTACTTCTGACCGCAGTCGGTAGTGTTTTGCTGGCAATGGTGACCATTCAATCGGGTGCTTCTTTAGCGAAGCAACTTTTCCCCTTGGTTGGACCTGAAGGTACAACTGCATTACGTTTAGGTTTTGCCGCTGCCGTACTTTGGTTAGTGTTTCGTCCATGGCGGGCATTACCTCAAGGCAGAGATTGGCAGAGTATTATTATTTATGGTCTGTGTTTAGGCGGGATGAATATCCTGTTTTACTTAGCCATTGAGCGTATTCCATTGGGAATTGCGGTAGCGCTTGAGTTTACCGGCCCCTTGGCAGTAGCCTTGTTTGGCTCTAAACGAAAAAGTGACTTATTCTGGGTTGGTTGTGCCATTGCGGGGATTTTACTTCTGCTACCTGACCTATCTAGTGCACAAGGGCTTGATTTTACAGGTGCATTAATGGCATTAGGTGCAGGGGCATGTTGGGCAGGTTACATTTTGTTTGGTACTCGCACTGGCAAGCAAGCATCTGGTGGCATTACAGTGGCGCTAGGCATGACGGTTGCCGCAGTGGTACTCGTGCCCGTTGGTGCAGTTAGCCAAGGCTTAGCGTTATTGAGCTGGGAAGTGCTACCGCTAGGGTTATTAGTGGGGGTACTATCCAGTGCCTTACCTTATTCGTTAGAAATGGTCGCGCTACGCAATATGCCGACACAGGCTTTTAGCGTACTAATGAGTTTAGAACCTGCGATTGCCGCATTAGCGGGCTTAATTATTTTAAGTGAGCAATTGAATCTGTTGCAATGGGCTGCCATTGGTTTAGTCATTATTGCATCTGTAGGCAGTAGTTTTACTCCTAAAAAAGCGGTTGAGATGGGCGTGTAGATTTCTATGCGCAAGAACGTATTTTGTATTTTTGTTATTTTTCACCAATAAAAAATAGTCAGTGAAGGGACTCACTGACTATGTATAACCCTTTATCAATGTAGGTTTATAGTTGCTTTAATGGTTTTATTTCTGCTCTTTTCATTTCTCTTGGGAACGGCTTACCGGGTTTTCCTGGTTTGATTGGCTTTAAGTGTTTTTTACTCGAAGGAACACAGAACAACTCACGTTGATCATTGACTATCTGATCAGGTGCAAACTGGTTATTGATTTCTAGATTGTAGTTTCTTACTTTGTTTTGCTTGATTAAGTCATAACAAACCATATGGCGCTTTTCATTTCGAATTTTATACATCTTGTCGTTGTGGATCTTGCTTGAAGGATTACATAACAAGACTGGCTTACCCAAAACGGCACGCGTTTTACCAAACTGGTCCTCTATCATGATGGTTTCTTCACGAAGGGCATCTCCTTTCTGTACGCCATAACATTGGAAGTGTTCTCCAGGCATATGGACGGCGACAGGTATCTCTTTAACGATGTCACCACAGGCTGCGGTAAATACTGAATAGGTTTTTTTTGCTAGATTACTCGTCGACCAAGCCCAACGGAAATTATTCGCATTAACATTACTGGCTAGAGGGAAGTTCATGGTTCCCCAGGGTGAGGTGCCTCCCGCGACAGAACCAGGCAACAGGTAAGGCGATTGGCCATTAGCTAAAGAACCTGCAATTAATGCATTAATTTGACTGGCATTAGGCCCTCCAGTTTGTGCCCAACCGGACGATGGAGTCGTTGATTGATATGCCTTAAAGTGGCCAGAGCCTGTATAAATAGTATTATCACCCTTAAAGATGGCTGCCATACCTTGTGACACTGCACCATCCCCCCACGCAATAACACTCACTGAACAGGTCTTTAATGATTGTGGACTACTATCAATGTCGAACTTGAGTGATTCAATCTTTTTCCAATTACTGCCATTGGCCCCACGGTAAACCACCGTAGGTGTACTACCATTACCTGGTGAATGTACCACAATGAAATCATTGTCTGCGGTAACGTTTGCTGTAATCGAGGTGGCTGCGACCATACCTGATGCGCTCATTAGGCACATACTGATTAATGTTTTTTTGAGTATACTCATCCTGACTTTCCTTATTCTGGTTTAGTAAAGTGTTGAATCATGCTTAATGACTTAAGCTGATTTAAAACTAACAGTTAAGATAAAAAAGTCAGCAAAGTTAGAGGGTTAAAAAGGGGGTGTTTTGTGTTTTACCCAAGTTTACCCTAGTATTTAGTGGACTATAAAAATGGAAATGCATAGCGTCTAAGTGATGCATTCACTCTAAAAAGGATATTTAATACATGAAATACATATTACCCCTAGTCACTCTGCTTAGTTGTGCTGGTAGCGCATCTGCGCACCAACTTGCATTTAATGAACTCACGCCTGTCAGTACAGCGATTAAAACCGAAATCACTTTTGAACTGAGCGAGATGGATATGATTAAACAATATCATTACCGTGCTCAGTACTTTGATATTGAAAAGTGGATGATGAG
This region of Shewanella livingstonensis genomic DNA includes:
- a CDS encoding DUF2306 domain-containing protein; the encoded protein is MDYINLAYLHLVTVVPAFIIGTYLLIVRKGTAKHKVLGKVYMVLMLFTAIVSLFMPAQLGSRFLNHFGYIHLLSLLTLYAVPAAYFYIKKGNVRGHKRSMIILYCGGLIVAGTFAIMPGRLLNSWIFA
- a CDS encoding ZIP family metal transporter, with protein sequence MSLLLIVIATTLFAGLAMPLGALIAHFEKVSSEWLEQEFRHSVMAFGGGALLSAVALVLVPEGIVHLKPLAACLWLMVGGLSFMALDIYLNKIATPASQLAAMLSDFIPESIALGAAFATGNSNAFLLAALIALQNVPEGFSAYRELNASSAYQPQKIILMFCLMAMLGPIAAMSGYLWLSESPKVIAAVMLFASGGILYSIFQDLAPQVKLEKRWAPPMGAVFGFGLGMLGLMLTTS
- a CDS encoding DUF7450 family protein, giving the protein MSILKKTLISMCLMSASGMVAATSITANVTADNDFIVVHSPGNGSTPTVVYRGANGSNWKKIESLKFDIDSSPQSLKTCSVSVIAWGDGAVSQGMAAIFKGDNTIYTGSGHFKAYQSTTPSSGWAQTGGPNASQINALIAGSLANGQSPYLLPGSVAGGTSPWGTMNFPLASNVNANNFRWAWSTSNLAKKTYSVFTAACGDIVKEIPVAVHMPGEHFQCYGVQKGDALREETIMIEDQFGKTRAVLGKPVLLCNPSSKIHNDKMYKIRNEKRHMVCYDLIKQNKVRNYNLEINNQFAPDQIVNDQRELFCVPSSKKHLKPIKPGKPGKPFPREMKRAEIKPLKQL
- a CDS encoding EamA family transporter, whose protein sequence is MQINRVLLTAVGSVLLAMVTIQSGASLAKQLFPLVGPEGTTALRLGFAAAVLWLVFRPWRALPQGRDWQSIIIYGLCLGGMNILFYLAIERIPLGIAVALEFTGPLAVALFGSKRKSDLFWVGCAIAGILLLLPDLSSAQGLDFTGALMALGAGACWAGYILFGTRTGKQASGGITVALGMTVAAVVLVPVGAVSQGLALLSWEVLPLGLLVGVLSSALPYSLEMVALRNMPTQAFSVLMSLEPAIAALAGLIILSEQLNLLQWAAIGLVIIASVGSSFTPKKAVEMGV